One region of Chitinophaga varians genomic DNA includes:
- a CDS encoding RNA polymerase sigma factor, which yields MNTTDAELVLRLRDSDVSAFDSLYGNYHQAVYRNILKFVKDVAVAEDILQEVFARLWEKRREIQAEQSVGGWLFVISFNLSVSWVRRKLKEQALHKNLLDLEPEDHLMIDRKNMDEEQYSLLEQAIAQLSPKKRTIVTRCKLEGKTYDEVASELNISRNTVKEHLSAAMVKLNDYMLRNGDHKYIVLFLFFFTCHNASN from the coding sequence ATGAACACAACAGATGCTGAATTGGTTTTACGGCTCCGCGACAGTGACGTGAGCGCTTTTGACAGCCTATATGGGAATTATCACCAGGCCGTATACCGCAATATTCTCAAATTTGTGAAAGATGTTGCCGTTGCTGAAGACATCTTACAGGAAGTGTTTGCCAGATTGTGGGAAAAACGCCGCGAAATACAGGCAGAGCAGTCCGTCGGCGGCTGGTTGTTTGTTATCAGCTTCAACCTGTCTGTCAGCTGGGTGCGCCGCAAACTGAAAGAGCAGGCGCTGCATAAAAATCTGCTCGATCTCGAGCCGGAAGACCACCTGATGATCGACCGGAAAAATATGGACGAAGAACAGTACAGCCTGCTTGAGCAAGCTATTGCGCAACTATCTCCCAAAAAGAGGACCATTGTGACCCGTTGTAAACTGGAAGGTAAAACCTATGATGAAGTAGCCAGCGAACTCAATATTTCCCGTAATACCGTTAAAGAACATCTTTCTGCCGCGATGGTCAAACTAAATGACTATATGCTCCGTAATGGCGATCATAAATACATCGTCCTGTTTCTTTTTTTCTTTACCTGTCACAACGCTTCCAATTAA